A window of Rhinolophus ferrumequinum isolate MPI-CBG mRhiFer1 chromosome X, mRhiFer1_v1.p, whole genome shotgun sequence contains these coding sequences:
- the LOC117027159 gene encoding integrator complex subunit 6-like isoform X4 — protein sequence MPILLFLIDTSASMNQRTDLGTSYLDIAKGAVELFLKLRARDPASRGDRYMLVTYDEPPYCIKAGWKENHATFMSELKNLQASGLTTLGQALRSSFDLLNLNRLISGIDNYGQGRNPFFLEPSILITITDGNKLTSTAGVQEELHLPLNSPLPGSELTKEPFRWDQRLFALVLRLPGLASTEPEQLGSVPTDESAIAQMCEVTGGRSYCVRTQRMLNQCLESLVQKVQSGVVINFEKTGPDPLPIGEDVLMDSSRPSNSFVAQPWHSCHKLIYVRPNSKTGVPVGHWPIPESFWPDQNLPSLPPRTSHPVVKFSCVDCEPMVIDKLPFDKYELEPSPLTQYILERKSPHTCWQVFVTSSAKYNELGYPFGYLKASMTLTCVNLFVMPYNYPVLLPLLDDLFKVHKLKPNLKWRQAFDSYLKTLPPYYLLPLKKALRMMGAPNLISDNLDCGLSYSVISYLKKLSQQTKLESERILASVGKKPPQEIGIKVKNHSGGGVSLTHSKNFRKLLKEIIGETSLRLTELNTKEFAGFQVGLLNKDLKPQTYRNAYDISRRGLLDQLTRMRSNLLKTHKFIVGQDEDSLHSVPVAQMGNYQEYLKTLASPLREIDPDQPKRQHTFGNPFKQDKKGMMIDEADEFVAGPQNKVKRPGEPNSPLSSKRRRNATVTHDVHEEKMENGQIPPNGLLSKSAAPELMNMAGDCIPHNQLDSLSDDFTSLRKDGLIHKPGSNALIGGTKNCSVSADDRKISVASTLGTVPNTLQITPAMAQGINADIKHQLMKEVRKFGRKYERIFILLEGVQGPFAVKKQFVEFTIKEAARFKRRVLIQYLEKVLEKIDSHHLHNNVNHINSRSSC from the exons GCTGGTTGGAAGGAAAACCACGCAACATTTATGAGTGAACTAAAAAATCTTCAGGCTTCTGGACTTACTACTCTTGGTCAGGCTCTAAGATCCTCATTTGATTTGTTGAATCTCAATAGATTAATATCTGGAATAGACAATTATGGACAG ggaagaaatccattttttttagAACCATCTATTTTAATTACCATCACAGATGGAAACAAGTTAACAAGTACGGCTGGTGTTCAAGAAGag CTTCATCTTCCTTTGAATTCGCCTCTGCCTGGAAGTGAACTAACCAAAGAACCTTTTCGTTGGGATCAAAGGTTATTTGCCCTAGTGTTGCGTTTGCCTGGATTGGCTTCAACTGAACCAGAGCAATTAGGGAGTGTACCAACTGATGAATCTGCCATCGCACAGATGTGTGAAGTCACTGGAG GTCGCTCCTACTGTGTTAGAACACAAAGAATGTTGAATCAGTGTTTAGAATCTCTAGTTCAAAAAGTTCAGAGTGGTGTAGTTATTAACTTTGAAAAAACGGGACCAGATCCACTTCCTATTGGAGAAG ATGTTCTTATGGATTCATCTAGGCCAAGCAATTCATTTGTTGCTCAACCATGGCATAGTTGTCATAAGCTCATTTATGTACGACCTAACTCTAAAACTGGTGTTCCTGTTGGACATTGGCCAATTCCAGAATCTTTTTGGCCAGATCAGAATTTACCTTCACTA CCTCCACGAACATCTCATCCTGTTGTGAAGTTCTCCTGTGTAGATTGTGAACCGATGGTAATAGACAAACTTCCCTTTGACAAATACGAACTTGAACCTTCACCCTTAACTCAGTACATCCTGGAACGAAAGTCTCCCCATACCTGCTGGCAG GTGTTTGTTACTAGCAGTGCAAAATACAATGAACTTGGATATCCATTTGGTTATTTAAAAGCCAGTATGACTTTAACTTGTGTAAACCTCTTTGTGATGCCATACAACTACCCAGTTTTACTCCCTCTTTTAG ATGACTTGTTTAAAGTTCACAAGCTTAAGCCAAATCTGAAGTGGCGACAGGCTTTTGACAGCTACTTAAAAACTCTGCCTCCGTACTACCTATTa CCGTTAAAGAAAGCACTAAGGATGATGGGAGCTCCAAATCTGATATCAGATAATTTAGATTGTGGACTTAGTTACAGTGTTATCTCTTACCTTAAAAAACTCAGCCAACAG ACGAAACTAGAGTCAGAACGAATACTAGCGTCAGTGGGGAAGAAACCTCCCCAAGAAATTGGAATCAAAGTGAAAAATCATTCTGGAGGTGGTGTGTCCTTGACTCAcagtaaaaattttagaaaactattgaaagaaatcaTAGGGGAAACGTCACTGAGACTGACAGAACTGAATACCAAAGAATTTGCTGGCTTCCAAGTAGGGCTCTTAAACAAG GATTTGAAACCTCAGACATATAGAAATGCTTATGATATTTCACGTAGAGGTCTTTTAGACCAGTTAACCAGAATGAGATCCAATCTGCTGAAAACACACAAGTTTATTGTTGGACAAGATGAAG ATTCTCTTCATAGTGTTCCAGTTGCACAAATGGGTAACTATCAGGAATATCTAAAGACATTGGCTTCTCCACTTCGAGAGATTGATCCAGATCAACCCAAAAGACAGCATACTTTTGGCAATCCATTTAAACAAGATAAGAAG GGAATGATGATTGATGAAGCAGATGAGTTTGTAGCAGGGCCACAAAACAAAGTGAAACGTCCTGGAGAACCCAACAGCCCTCTATCATCTAAGAGAAGGCGGA ATGCTACTGTCACTCACGATGTCCatgaggaaaagatggaaaatggtCAAATCCCACCTAATGGCTTGTTGTCAAAATCTGCTGCACCAGAGCTTATGAATATGGCAGGAGACTGTATTCCACACAACCAATTGGATTCTCTGTCTGATGACTTCACTAGCCTAAGGAAAGATGGCCTGATTCATAAACCTGGTAGTAATGCACTTATAGGAGGAACCAAAAACTGCAGTGTCTCTGCAGATGATCGAAAAATCTCAGTAGCATCTACTTTGGGAACTGTGCCAAATACATTGCAAATAACTCCTGCTATGGCACAAGGAATCAATGCTGATATAAAACATCAATTAATGAAGGAAGTTCGAAAATTTGGACGAA AGTATGaaagaattttcattttgcttgaaGGAGTGCAAGGACCTTTTGCAGTCAAGAAACAATTTGTTGAATTTACCATTAAGGAAGCTGCAAG GTTTAAAAGACGAGTCTTAATTCAGTACCTTGAGAAGGTACTAGAAAAAATAGATTCCCACCACCTTCACAACAATGTTAATCACATCAACAGCAGATCATCGTGCTAA
- the LOC117027159 gene encoding integrator complex subunit 6-like isoform X6: MPILLFLIDTSASMNQRTDLGTSYLDIAKGAVELFLKLRARDPASRGDRYMLVTYDEPPYCIKAGWKENHATFMSELKNLQASGLTTLGQALRSSFDLLNLNRLISGIDNYGQGRNPFFLEPSILITITDGNKLTSTAGVQEELHLPLNSPLPGSELTKEPFRWDQRLFALVLRLPGLASTEPEQLGSVPTDESAIAQMCEVTGGRSYCVRTQRMLNQCLESLVQKVQSGVVINFEKTGPDPLPIGEDVLMDSSRPSNSFVAQPWHSCHKLIYVRPNSKTGVPVGHWPIPESFWPDQNLPSLPPRTSHPVVKFSCVDCEPMVIDKLPFDKYELEPSPLTQYILERKSPHTCWQVFVTSSAKYNELGYPFGYLKASMTLTCVNLFVMPYNYPVLLPLLDDLFKVHKLKPNLKWRQAFDSYLKTLPPYYLLPLKKALRMMGAPNLISDNLDCGLSYSVISYLKKLSQQTKLESERILASVGKKPPQEIGIKVKNHSGGGVSLTHSKNFRKLLKEIIGETSLRLTELNTKEFAGFQVGLLNKDLKPQTYRNAYDISRRGLLDQLTRMRSNLLKTHKFIVGQDEDSLHSVPVAQMGNYQEYLKTLASPLREIDPDQPKRQHTFGNPFKQDKKGMMIDEADEFVAGPQNKVKRPGEPNSPLSSKRRRSMSPLLRKPQTPPTMLLSLTMSMRKRWKMVKSHLMACCQNLLHQSL; the protein is encoded by the exons GCTGGTTGGAAGGAAAACCACGCAACATTTATGAGTGAACTAAAAAATCTTCAGGCTTCTGGACTTACTACTCTTGGTCAGGCTCTAAGATCCTCATTTGATTTGTTGAATCTCAATAGATTAATATCTGGAATAGACAATTATGGACAG ggaagaaatccattttttttagAACCATCTATTTTAATTACCATCACAGATGGAAACAAGTTAACAAGTACGGCTGGTGTTCAAGAAGag CTTCATCTTCCTTTGAATTCGCCTCTGCCTGGAAGTGAACTAACCAAAGAACCTTTTCGTTGGGATCAAAGGTTATTTGCCCTAGTGTTGCGTTTGCCTGGATTGGCTTCAACTGAACCAGAGCAATTAGGGAGTGTACCAACTGATGAATCTGCCATCGCACAGATGTGTGAAGTCACTGGAG GTCGCTCCTACTGTGTTAGAACACAAAGAATGTTGAATCAGTGTTTAGAATCTCTAGTTCAAAAAGTTCAGAGTGGTGTAGTTATTAACTTTGAAAAAACGGGACCAGATCCACTTCCTATTGGAGAAG ATGTTCTTATGGATTCATCTAGGCCAAGCAATTCATTTGTTGCTCAACCATGGCATAGTTGTCATAAGCTCATTTATGTACGACCTAACTCTAAAACTGGTGTTCCTGTTGGACATTGGCCAATTCCAGAATCTTTTTGGCCAGATCAGAATTTACCTTCACTA CCTCCACGAACATCTCATCCTGTTGTGAAGTTCTCCTGTGTAGATTGTGAACCGATGGTAATAGACAAACTTCCCTTTGACAAATACGAACTTGAACCTTCACCCTTAACTCAGTACATCCTGGAACGAAAGTCTCCCCATACCTGCTGGCAG GTGTTTGTTACTAGCAGTGCAAAATACAATGAACTTGGATATCCATTTGGTTATTTAAAAGCCAGTATGACTTTAACTTGTGTAAACCTCTTTGTGATGCCATACAACTACCCAGTTTTACTCCCTCTTTTAG ATGACTTGTTTAAAGTTCACAAGCTTAAGCCAAATCTGAAGTGGCGACAGGCTTTTGACAGCTACTTAAAAACTCTGCCTCCGTACTACCTATTa CCGTTAAAGAAAGCACTAAGGATGATGGGAGCTCCAAATCTGATATCAGATAATTTAGATTGTGGACTTAGTTACAGTGTTATCTCTTACCTTAAAAAACTCAGCCAACAG ACGAAACTAGAGTCAGAACGAATACTAGCGTCAGTGGGGAAGAAACCTCCCCAAGAAATTGGAATCAAAGTGAAAAATCATTCTGGAGGTGGTGTGTCCTTGACTCAcagtaaaaattttagaaaactattgaaagaaatcaTAGGGGAAACGTCACTGAGACTGACAGAACTGAATACCAAAGAATTTGCTGGCTTCCAAGTAGGGCTCTTAAACAAG GATTTGAAACCTCAGACATATAGAAATGCTTATGATATTTCACGTAGAGGTCTTTTAGACCAGTTAACCAGAATGAGATCCAATCTGCTGAAAACACACAAGTTTATTGTTGGACAAGATGAAG ATTCTCTTCATAGTGTTCCAGTTGCACAAATGGGTAACTATCAGGAATATCTAAAGACATTGGCTTCTCCACTTCGAGAGATTGATCCAGATCAACCCAAAAGACAGCATACTTTTGGCAATCCATTTAAACAAGATAAGAAG GGAATGATGATTGATGAAGCAGATGAGTTTGTAGCAGGGCCACAAAACAAAGTGAAACGTCCTGGAGAACCCAACAGCCCTCTATCATCTAAGAGAAGGCGGAGTATGTCCCCGCTGTTGAGGAAACCACAAACACCACCTACT ATGCTACTGTCACTCACGATGTCCatgaggaaaagatggaaaatggtCAAATCCCACCTAATGGCTTGTTGTCAAAATCTGCTGCACCAGAGCTTATGA